CACCCGCTTGGGACCCCACCTGGGGTGGACCTCGATTCCCTCTTCCTGGGTGCCCTCAAGCTCCAATTCGCTCGCCGGCATCTCCTCCCAGGACTCCAGGCACACCAAGCGCACATTGCGCGCACCCATCCGGATGGCCTCGCGGGCCACGTCCATGGTCCCCGACATCGCGGCTGCGTCCGCTTCCATCTCCACCTCATAGCCTGCCTGAATCGCACGGGCCGCCGAACGGGCCGCATCCATGGCAACGTCCCCGCCGCCGACCACGACGACGCGCTCGCCGAGTTCCACCTTGAAGCCCAGATTCACGTTCAGCAGGAATTCGACTGCCCGGAAGACGCCATCGAGCTGAACACCCTCGATCCGAAGATCGCGGCTCTTGTGGGCGCCGATGGCGATGAAGACCGACTCGAAACCCTGGGCGCGTAAATCGGCGAGGGTAAAATCCCTTCCCAGCGCCTGATTCAGGCGGAGCTCGACACCCAGATCAAGCACACCTTGAATCTCGGCCTGCACCAGATCGCGCGGGAGACGGTACTCCGGCACGCCGAGCATCAACATGCCGCCGGGAACGCTCTGCGCCTCAAACACCGTGACGTCATATCCGAGAAGCTTGAGATCGTGCGCACAGGTCATGCCCGCAACGCCAGAGCCGACGACCGCCACCCGGCGGCCCTTGGTGCGCTCCTGGGCCGTTTCGCCCTTTTTCCGGAGATTCGCCAGGTCCCAAGGACCATGTCCCCCGGCCAAGGGCGGGCTCTGGAGTAGAAGCCGGAGCCCCTTGGGCTGGCCGAGCGGGCGCTTGGCCTCCGAGCCATACCGCTCGGTCAGAAAGCGCTTGAGCGAGCGGATCGCCACAGGGGCATCAATCGCCCCGCGGCGGCACGCCGCCTCGCAGGGAGCCGCACACACGCGGCCGCACACCGAGGCAAAAGGGTTGGGTTCACGGGCGATCCGGTAGGCCTCCTCGAACCGCCCTTCGGCAATTGCGCGGACATATCCCCGCGCGTCGGTATGGACGGGACATCCTGCGCGGCACTTCACCATGTCGGACCAATAGCTCTCGTCCGGTACCGTTACCTCAAAGCGCACGTCCTTGCCCATCGACTTCCTCTTCTACTTCGCCAAGGATCGAATATAGGCAATGACATTGCGAATGTCGGCGTCTTGAAGCGCACCGCCCCAGGGCGGCATGGTGGGGGCTTTCCCGACGGCCGGCCCGCCCAGTTTGGTGATCTTGAAGAGTTGCTCATCGGAGAGCGTCTTCATGTATGCCTTATCTGTATGATCGCGGGGCTTCGGATTCAGGGAACCCGCGGCGGGCCCGTCCCCTTTTCCGGTCAGGCCGTGGCAAGCGGCGCAAAACTGCTGGTACTTCGCCTTGCCGGCCGCCGCATCCGCCGCATCGGCTGGCAAGGCCGAAATCATCCAGGCGGCTACGGCCATCCCTCCAATCAGAATCAATCCTTTCCGCATCAGAAAATCTCCTTTCTGCAAGCATCGTTTCAAAAGACGGCAATTGCCGAATACGGGTCAATACTCTTCCAGCGAAAACCCCGTCAGAGAAAACCCCCGCACATTCGAATCCGGGGCTACCGTTCCGCTCCGCCAGGCTTTTGGCGCCATCCTATTGAGTTTCGCTTTCAATTTTTTTTTTGTCGAGTGCATCCACATCGAAGCCCTTCTGTACCAGGGCGCAGACCATATCGTTGAGCGTAGTGGTTTCCAAAAACCGTACAAGGCTTTTTTTGGTCGATTCCCATTTGTCGTGCAGCGGACAAACATTTTCCTCCGAGCACGACGCAAGACCGGCCAAACACTGAGAGAAAGGTTCCGCCCCTTCGATGCTCGCCACAATCGCCTTCAGCGTAACATCAGATGGGGATTGATTCAGAAAAAAACCTCCGCC
The nucleotide sequence above comes from bacterium. Encoded proteins:
- a CDS encoding cytochrome c, with the protein product MRKGLILIGGMAVAAWMISALPADAADAAAGKAKYQQFCAACHGLTGKGDGPAAGSLNPKPRDHTDKAYMKTLSDEQLFKITKLGGPAVGKAPTMPPWGGALQDADIRNVIAYIRSLAK
- a CDS encoding Rrf2 family transcriptional regulator; translation: MHIYSKAVENAVCILTRLAQQDSGTVHTVQKISQMTSLSSPTVAKTLQQLAKAGLLVSRKGPGGGFFLNQSPSDVTLKAIVASIEGAEPFSQCLAGLASCSEENVCPLHDKWESTKKSLVRFLETTTLNDMVCALVQKGFDVDALDKKKIESETQ
- a CDS encoding FAD-dependent oxidoreductase translates to MGKDVRFEVTVPDESYWSDMVKCRAGCPVHTDARGYVRAIAEGRFEEAYRIAREPNPFASVCGRVCAAPCEAACRRGAIDAPVAIRSLKRFLTERYGSEAKRPLGQPKGLRLLLQSPPLAGGHGPWDLANLRKKGETAQERTKGRRVAVVGSGVAGMTCAHDLKLLGYDVTVFEAQSVPGGMLMLGVPEYRLPRDLVQAEIQGVLDLGVELRLNQALGRDFTLADLRAQGFESVFIAIGAHKSRDLRIEGVQLDGVFRAVEFLLNVNLGFKVELGERVVVVGGGDVAMDAARSAARAIQAGYEVEMEADAAAMSGTMDVAREAIRMGARNVRLVCLESWEEMPASELELEGTQEEGIEVHPRWGPKRVLGEGGKVRGLEVLRVIRVFDEEGRFNPQFEEGSEDVMECDSVILAVGQAPDLSWIREEDKIEVSPRGTIQIDPDTLATTASGIYAGGDVAFGPRIFIEAVENGHRAARSIHEHLTGESYGQRRGGMWKKLDPHRQTLLRIGEPEMGLPVILPGYRRFEREEPLTLPVERRIGIAEVELGYTEDAARQQAARCVQCGINTIFDSDKCVLCGGCVDVCPSACLRIVPLRQLSGGAELEALARLRYGEGLEEIRRAEGEGGTPAGAAMLKDEAACIRCSLCAMRCPTGAVTMERYFFGETWPQAENPLSG